ACCATTGTTTCAAATACTAAAATTTATGAGAATTACATTACCGATTACAAATAAATTATTTAAACATTTTGAATTTTGCGTTATTGTTCAAATTCTACCATATTTCATACTTCAtgcgtttcaatttgtttgtcttaattTGACTCGGCAATCGGCATGGAgttaaagaaaataaagaaaacttttgaattttgtggtcttaaactaaacaTGTGTTTAATGTACTAAAATGCTCTTTGAATATTGTAGTCTTAAATATGTACGTAGGATGTTAGGTGTAaagagttactaaatataaaaagtgaTATTCTATATATTTTAAACAGACCAAAAGGGAAAGTAAGACAGGCAAATCAAAATGCAGGGAGTAGTTATTAACTAAGTAATATGTTTACTTATAATTTCTCGACTTTTTATATGTAAATGACATGATTTCTTATGTTAGACCGTTAATACAATTAGTCAGGAAGAAAAAACAAATATGTTACCTAATTaaacaaattaactattaacgGGCCTTTTCTTTTCTAGTATTGAAATAAGTCATGGCCAATGTACACTTTAATAAATTATTACTTAACggaaaatttacttggcataactaAGTCTAAGTGTTATTTATATATAATAACtatcttttttaaaatttattattaGTAGCTATAAAACATTTTTGATTTACATATTATAGTTACAATTAGTAACATACAATTACTTTACCCCAACACTGTATTTCACGCCATGTATGTCAAAATTCAACCCTTTTTAATTCACTTTTCTCTCTCTattcctttctctttttcttccgTTTTCAATCACCATATTTATCTCCACTTTCTCTGTCAATCGAAATCCCACTTTCTCCGTCAACCCAGATCGTTATTGCACACAAATAGGTAAGTGTTTCTCTCGCAATAATTTTGGGTGTTTTTATTTTGTGTGTGTTTTCCATTTTATGGGTTGTTCGTTTTATTTTGTGAGTGTTccttcttcttcaatttcactTAATAGAACCCATTCATATTTAGGGTTTTACTTCAAAAGTCCCAATTTCTTCGAAATCAATGGCTAATGCAAAAGCGCCAACAAGGGTTACTAACGGTATTCCCTTTAATCCCAACGATTTTATCGGTGCTCTATCATTCGACTTAGGAATTTCTCAACAACAATAGAATGTTGTTACAGGGTCTGTCGAAAAAATGTATGCTCAAAGGCATACAAAGCAAAAGCATAAACCCCTTCCAAGACGGAAATATGAAGTTCCCAAATCTAACAAAACCAAAGGTGATGCACAAGCAAAGAATCTTAGAAAACTAGTGGAGGAACAACCAATGGAAGCAGATGAGGAGATGGAAGAGGTGGCGGAGAAGGTATTATTTCTCCATACAATGTAACTTGTATTCATGTATTTCAAAATATACTTAGATTTTTTATACGTTTTTATGATATTACTTCATTTTGTGTATTCTATCTAGAATTGAGGGAGAAATTTCATATATTTATGTAATTTGTGTGTAGTTGATGCTTTAATAGCCACATATATACAGAAAAATACATGTATTTATATGTATTTCTTAATATAATTTGCCGACTATGTTATTTTGTCCAAAACCATATGTattttttgatatgtacaaattatCTATATGCATTTCTCCATGTTATTTTGTCCATAAAATTTGCTGCTTTGGATGTATTAATAATGATAAGGTAGTTCTAGATACAATTGTATCTTACATTATATATCTAATATGgatgtattattatttttattttagcaCTGgttgtatattttattttttatttttatggtatatatgtatttgtaatTTTTTTGTATGTATACACATGTATTTTGTTGAGTTTCTTTTTAAAACTGTATGCAGGATTCTAAATTCTATGTCAAACGTCCGTCAAGGCTTTCTCTAAGATATTCTTGCTATATGAATTTTATAGGTATTTTCTGATTTGGAGTCCAATCTCTCCAAAAGGCAGCAAGAACTTTTCTCCAAAACTATCTTTGAAAAATTCCTTAGTATGTAGCACTTTGAAATAACTGCACATATGTTTAGATGTTTCATCGTTAGAGAATTAAGGAAAAGTAAACCAAATGCTTTTCTTATTGAAATCAATGGTTTTGTCTTGTGGTTTACCATCCTGGAATTTGCCATAATGTCCGGACTAAACTGTTATGGTGATGAAGGGGTTCACATAGTTAATGGAGATAGTAAGAATAGGCTTATGGATAAATATTTTACTGGATACGAGACTAATGTGAGAAAAAATGAATTGGAACTATGCTTTAAGCAAAAAAATAAGAACCTTGAGGATGGGGATGCAGTTAAGCTTGCGATTTTGTATTTTAACCATTCATACATCTTGTCTGGTGAGCATAAGTCTACAATAATTTCGAGGCTTCATTTTGACTTGATTGAGAATGAGAAATACAAAGATTACCCATAGGGTAAGGTAACGCTCAATAATTTGATAAGAAGTATTCACCAAAAGATGACATCCGAGTCAACGTTCTTCTGTCTTAGAGGTTTTCCTCCTGCTATGCAAGTTTGGTTATACGAGACATGTTCCAGTGTGTATCTCAACTCGGCCATTAAGCGTGGGAATTCGATTATGAGAATTCTAAATTGGAGAACCATTGAAAATCAACCAACTTACTCATCTTTAATGAGTGGAATGTTTAGAGATGACAACTCACCGGTAAGTTtcttcatttattttattttttgttca
The sequence above is a segment of the Lycium barbarum isolate Lr01 chromosome 6, ASM1917538v2, whole genome shotgun sequence genome. Coding sequences within it:
- the LOC132599957 gene encoding uncharacterized protein LOC132599957, producing MANAKAPTRVTNGSVEKMYAQRHTKQKHKPLPRRKYEVPKSNKTKGDAQAKNLRKLVEEQPMEADEEMEEVAEKVFSDLESNLSKRQQELFSKTIFEKFLSM